Proteins from a genomic interval of Brachybacterium vulturis:
- a CDS encoding short-chain fatty acid transporter, translated as MSSAPETDPTRKQGTAISRAMRPLNHVVERFIPSALVFSIVLTFIVAALGLILTDTGPTDLVVHWGDGLSGLLAFMTQMALILLLGHMLANTGPVRRILGFLASLPRTELTAYVFVFVVAAIASLITWGLGLVVGGLLAREVAYQGRERGLMLHFPMLVAAGFGGFVVWHMGYSASGPLTAATEESFLMEPLGGQPLPITETVFSSWNMIAAAVTILVVALALYLVAPRRGDRVTELTVDAREQVKDGQEEIVTPADRLDASRIVTGLIGLALVVYLVLHFVQGGTLTLDTVNWSFLALILLLVKNPFELIHLTKNAASNVGEILLQFPLYAGILGMMVSSGLVQVFSDAFVSISNTTTFGLFAFLASGLVNFFVPSGGGQFAVQGPIMLSAGADLGVDPAVTIMAVSYGDQWTNMIQPFWALPLLAIAGLKMRDILGYTTIVLIASGLVYAGTLLIVSL; from the coding sequence ATGTCCAGCGCACCCGAGACCGACCCCACCCGGAAGCAGGGCACGGCGATCTCACGCGCCATGCGCCCTCTGAACCACGTGGTGGAGCGGTTCATCCCCTCCGCCCTCGTGTTCTCGATCGTCCTGACCTTCATCGTCGCGGCCCTCGGGCTGATCCTCACCGACACCGGCCCGACGGACCTGGTCGTGCACTGGGGTGATGGACTGTCCGGTCTGCTGGCCTTCATGACCCAGATGGCGCTGATCCTGCTGCTGGGGCACATGCTGGCAAACACCGGTCCGGTGCGCAGGATCCTGGGCTTCCTCGCCTCGCTCCCGAGGACCGAACTGACCGCCTACGTCTTCGTCTTCGTGGTCGCCGCCATCGCCTCGCTCATCACCTGGGGCCTCGGGCTGGTGGTGGGAGGCCTGCTGGCGCGCGAGGTCGCCTACCAGGGCCGGGAGCGCGGACTGATGCTGCACTTCCCGATGCTGGTGGCCGCGGGCTTCGGCGGATTCGTGGTCTGGCACATGGGCTACTCGGCCTCCGGCCCGCTGACCGCCGCCACCGAGGAGTCGTTCCTCATGGAACCCCTCGGCGGGCAGCCGCTCCCGATCACCGAGACCGTCTTCTCCTCGTGGAACATGATCGCCGCCGCGGTGACGATCCTCGTGGTCGCGCTCGCGCTCTACCTGGTGGCTCCCCGACGCGGTGACCGGGTCACCGAACTCACCGTCGATGCCCGCGAGCAGGTGAAGGACGGTCAGGAAGAGATCGTCACCCCGGCGGATCGGCTCGACGCCAGTCGGATCGTGACCGGTCTGATCGGACTCGCGCTGGTGGTGTATCTGGTGCTGCACTTCGTCCAGGGCGGCACCCTGACCCTGGACACCGTGAACTGGTCCTTCCTCGCCCTGATCCTGCTGCTGGTGAAGAACCCCTTCGAGCTGATCCACCTGACCAAGAACGCCGCCTCCAACGTGGGCGAGATCCTGCTGCAGTTCCCGCTGTACGCGGGGATCCTGGGCATGATGGTCAGCTCCGGGCTCGTGCAGGTGTTCTCCGACGCCTTCGTCTCGATCTCGAACACCACCACCTTCGGTCTCTTCGCGTTCCTCGCGTCAGGGCTGGTGAACTTCTTCGTGCCCTCCGGCGGCGGACAGTTCGCGGTGCAGGGCCCGATCATGCTGAGCGCCGGCGCCGATCTCGGCGTGGATCCGGCGGTCACCATCATGGCCGTCTCCTACGGCGATCAGTGGACCAACATGATCCAGCCGTTCTGGGCGCTCCCGCTGCTGGCCATCGCCGGGCTGAAGATGCGCGACATCCTCGGCTACACCACCATCGTGCTGATCGCCTCCGGGCTGGTGTACGCGGGGACGCTGCTGATCGTGTCGCTGTGA
- the nadA gene encoding quinolinate synthase NadA has product MTSASVDLTLRDLSTRGAADAGCSTRLLDAPWDVDATDPGYGPGASMADPIPAGAPAQGEIPQEYRDASAEELDRRILAAKAALGDRALVLGHYYQRDEVIRYADYVGDSFQLATAAKARTEAEAIIFCGVHFMAETADLLSGPEQAVILPNLAAGCSMADMADIDQVEEAWEQLMEVYGGESEDADGLMPIIPVTYMNSSAALKGFVGRHGGIVCTSSNATTVLHWAFARGRRVLFFPDQHLGRNTAKAMGIGLEQMPMWNPRRPLGGNDAQGLLEAKVVLWHGFCSVHKRFTTAQIDKARAEHPGVRVIVHPECPMPVVDAADESGSTDVIRRAIEGAEEPTTFAIGTEINLVQRLAAAHPQHTIFCLDPVVCPCSTMYRIHPGYLAWVLESLLAGEVVNRITVGQDVAEPARLALERMLSAKPAPARTTTER; this is encoded by the coding sequence ATGACCAGCGCCTCCGTCGACCTGACCCTGCGCGACCTCAGCACCCGCGGCGCCGCGGACGCCGGCTGCTCGACCCGCCTGCTGGACGCCCCCTGGGACGTCGATGCGACCGATCCCGGCTACGGCCCCGGCGCCTCGATGGCGGACCCGATCCCCGCCGGCGCCCCGGCCCAGGGCGAGATCCCCCAGGAGTATCGCGACGCGAGCGCCGAGGAGCTGGACCGCAGGATCCTCGCCGCGAAGGCCGCGCTCGGGGACCGCGCACTCGTGCTGGGCCACTACTACCAGCGCGACGAGGTCATCCGGTATGCCGACTACGTGGGCGACTCCTTCCAGCTCGCCACCGCCGCGAAGGCCCGCACCGAGGCGGAGGCGATCATCTTCTGCGGCGTGCACTTCATGGCCGAGACCGCAGACCTGCTCTCCGGTCCCGAGCAGGCCGTGATCCTGCCCAACCTGGCGGCGGGCTGCTCGATGGCGGACATGGCCGATATCGACCAGGTCGAGGAGGCCTGGGAGCAGCTGATGGAGGTCTACGGCGGCGAGAGCGAGGACGCCGACGGGCTGATGCCGATCATCCCGGTCACGTACATGAACTCCTCGGCCGCGCTCAAGGGGTTCGTGGGCCGGCACGGGGGCATCGTGTGCACCTCCTCCAATGCGACCACCGTCCTTCACTGGGCCTTCGCGCGGGGCCGACGGGTGCTCTTCTTCCCCGACCAGCATCTCGGGCGCAACACCGCCAAGGCGATGGGCATCGGGCTGGAGCAGATGCCGATGTGGAACCCGCGCCGACCGCTGGGCGGCAACGACGCCCAGGGCCTGCTGGAGGCGAAGGTGGTGCTGTGGCACGGCTTCTGCTCCGTGCACAAGCGCTTCACCACCGCCCAGATCGACAAGGCCCGCGCCGAGCACCCCGGCGTGCGCGTGATCGTGCACCCCGAGTGCCCCATGCCCGTGGTCGACGCGGCCGACGAGTCCGGCTCGACCGACGTCATCCGCCGCGCGATCGAGGGGGCCGAGGAGCCGACGACCTTCGCGATCGGCACCGAGATCAACCTGGTCCAGCGCCTCGCCGCGGCGCACCCGCAGCACACGATCTTCTGCCTCGACCCGGTGGTGTGCCCCTGCTCGACCATGTACCGCATCCACCCCGGCTACCTGGCCTGGGTGCTCGAGTCCCTGCTGGCCGGCGAGGTCGTCAACCGCATCACCGTGGGCCAGGACGTCGCCGAGCCCGCTCGGCTCGCCCTGGAACGGATGCTCAGCGCGAAGCCCGCCCCGGCCCGCACCACCACGGAGCGCTGA
- a CDS encoding NERD domain-containing protein gives MPITHPDSPGFASAAEQTVWEHLSAQLPEDAVLIAGQRVTRDGADVEADLLVLWPGIGMAVIEVKGGRVSLREGRWYQADRSGERELKKSPIAQAQTAKHHLIAYLNNAASTPIGRAVHLVVLPYTELPETWDPPEAPRAITLDSTDLPHLTDRIVHALNAQTRLGYAPLDALQCAYAVKLLRRTHRAIENHQLLAREIADEGNALTREQERAMALLRFQDRAQIIGGAGSGKTHLAMIKARNLTRRGARTALLCYSRGLARHFQLLTSTWPVEERPAYVGLFHDLPVLWGAGTEADFGGTAVTYYEEHLPRRLAELAAVQDPSELFDAIVVDEAQDFADIWWDALQPCLRDPERGVLFVFTDEHQTVFDREGRAPITLNPFPLDDNLRSTRTIARTFAPLTPLEQNARMEKGTPVRYVASTAPEAVAAADDVVETLMDEGWAPGDIALLTTRSRHPEQKERIEHFGYDGYWDEFFAATDVFYGHVLNFKGLERPVVVLAVNGFGSAERAPQLLYVGLSRARSLLVVVGDGAEIWDAGGGVVWERISGG, from the coding sequence ATGCCGATCACCCACCCCGACTCCCCCGGCTTCGCCTCCGCGGCCGAGCAGACTGTCTGGGAGCACCTGAGCGCCCAGCTGCCGGAGGACGCAGTGCTGATCGCCGGCCAGCGCGTCACCCGGGACGGCGCGGATGTCGAGGCGGACCTGCTGGTGCTGTGGCCGGGGATCGGGATGGCGGTGATCGAGGTCAAGGGCGGGCGGGTGTCCCTGCGTGAGGGCCGCTGGTACCAGGCCGACCGTTCCGGCGAGCGCGAGCTGAAGAAGTCCCCGATCGCGCAGGCGCAGACGGCGAAGCACCACCTGATCGCCTACCTCAACAACGCTGCCTCGACGCCCATCGGCCGCGCCGTGCACCTGGTGGTGCTGCCCTATACCGAGCTCCCGGAGACGTGGGACCCGCCGGAGGCCCCTCGGGCGATCACGCTGGACTCGACCGACCTGCCGCATCTGACCGACAGGATCGTGCACGCCCTGAACGCGCAGACCCGTCTCGGGTACGCACCGCTGGACGCCCTGCAGTGCGCCTACGCGGTGAAGCTCCTGCGGCGCACCCATCGCGCGATCGAGAACCATCAGCTGCTGGCCCGGGAGATCGCGGACGAGGGCAATGCTCTGACCCGCGAGCAGGAGCGGGCGATGGCCCTGCTGCGCTTCCAGGACCGGGCGCAGATCATCGGTGGCGCCGGTTCCGGCAAGACGCACCTGGCGATGATCAAGGCCCGGAACCTGACCCGTCGGGGCGCCCGTACCGCGCTGCTGTGCTATTCCCGCGGCCTCGCCCGCCATTTCCAGCTGCTGACCTCGACCTGGCCCGTCGAGGAGCGGCCCGCCTACGTGGGACTGTTCCACGACCTGCCGGTGCTGTGGGGTGCCGGGACCGAGGCGGACTTCGGTGGCACCGCCGTGACCTACTACGAGGAGCACCTGCCGCGCCGCCTCGCCGAGCTCGCCGCCGTCCAGGACCCGAGCGAGCTGTTCGACGCGATCGTGGTGGACGAGGCACAGGATTTCGCGGACATCTGGTGGGACGCTCTGCAGCCCTGCCTGCGCGATCCCGAGCGGGGAGTGCTGTTCGTGTTCACCGACGAGCATCAGACGGTGTTCGACCGCGAGGGCCGCGCCCCGATCACCCTGAACCCGTTCCCGCTGGACGACAACCTGCGCAGCACCCGGACCATCGCTCGGACCTTCGCGCCGCTCACTCCCCTCGAGCAGAACGCCCGGATGGAGAAGGGCACCCCGGTGCGGTACGTCGCGAGCACGGCCCCGGAGGCGGTCGCCGCCGCCGACGACGTGGTCGAGACGCTCATGGACGAGGGCTGGGCACCCGGGGACATCGCCCTGCTCACCACCCGCAGCCGCCACCCCGAGCAGAAGGAGCGCATCGAGCACTTCGGGTACGACGGGTACTGGGACGAGTTCTTCGCGGCGACCGACGTGTTCTACGGGCACGTGCTGAACTTCAAGGGCCTCGAGCGGCCCGTCGTGGTGCTCGCCGTCAACGGCTTCGGCTCCGCCGAGCGCGCCCCGCAGCTGCTCTACGTGGGCCTCTCCCGCGCACGATCGCTGCTGGTGGTGGTCGGCGACGGCGCCGAGATCTGGGACGCCGGTGGCGGTGTGGTGTGGGAGCGCATCAGCGGAGGGTGA
- a CDS encoding polysaccharide pyruvyl transferase family protein, whose amino-acid sequence MTTRYLMRLGKSPFEVADAFHTLDHNLLGTNSGNLIYGAAAHKLLSTRDTVVEPSHYRINGAYAAEVNAEYDGFILPLANAFRPNFEDQLRRTADFLERLTIPFVMLSGGAQLPLDGDPSELKAMEPTITRFARAVLNGSSALTVRGEMTADYLHSLGFKDVLVVGCPSLTLHGPGHRVEVPAELEAGAQVAYNMETKDPFGGDLIADAEHHYRATYIPQEHGTLELMLWATSPYETADPRLPLERSHSQFTAARAEMFIDAYPWIERLSQMDFSFGARAHGNIAAVLAGTPSVMLAHDSRTLELARYHGIPSLTWGRDEVPGTVEELYARADFTEFNRGHADRFDTLSSFLHDNGFAHIYDPGQESARHEYEQRIRQVSFPPAVRPTWLGETPETTHRHAVLQDREARRKQTHSAIRREAAARQKRTQEQLAQLGRRVEEAEKRLEESLQRMEAAEKRAAVAEARLAATDKRLRTVSRRVAEADDRAQRALRIPTRLRDALTRSRRHR is encoded by the coding sequence ATGACCACGCGGTATCTGATGAGGCTCGGCAAATCGCCGTTCGAGGTCGCCGATGCCTTCCATACGCTCGATCACAACCTGCTCGGCACGAACAGCGGGAACCTGATCTACGGTGCCGCCGCCCACAAGCTGCTGTCCACGCGGGACACGGTCGTCGAACCGAGCCACTACCGCATCAACGGCGCCTACGCCGCCGAGGTGAACGCCGAGTACGACGGATTCATCCTGCCGCTGGCCAACGCCTTCCGCCCGAATTTCGAGGATCAGCTGCGACGCACGGCGGACTTCCTCGAACGGCTCACGATCCCCTTCGTGATGCTCTCCGGCGGGGCGCAGCTGCCCCTGGACGGCGACCCGTCGGAGCTGAAGGCGATGGAGCCGACGATCACGCGGTTCGCCCGGGCGGTCCTGAACGGATCCAGCGCACTGACCGTGCGGGGCGAGATGACCGCGGACTATCTCCACTCCCTGGGGTTCAAGGACGTGCTCGTGGTGGGATGCCCCTCCCTGACCCTCCACGGCCCCGGACACCGGGTCGAGGTGCCCGCAGAGCTCGAGGCCGGCGCACAGGTCGCCTACAACATGGAGACGAAGGATCCCTTCGGCGGGGACCTCATCGCGGACGCGGAGCATCACTATCGCGCCACCTACATCCCGCAGGAGCACGGCACCCTGGAGCTGATGCTCTGGGCGACCTCTCCCTACGAGACCGCGGATCCGCGCCTGCCGCTGGAGCGCTCGCATTCCCAGTTCACGGCGGCGCGGGCCGAGATGTTCATCGATGCCTATCCGTGGATCGAGCGTCTCTCGCAGATGGATTTCTCCTTCGGGGCCCGGGCGCACGGCAACATCGCCGCCGTGCTCGCGGGAACACCCAGCGTCATGCTGGCCCACGACTCCCGGACCCTGGAGCTCGCGCGCTACCACGGCATCCCGTCCCTGACGTGGGGGCGTGACGAGGTTCCGGGGACCGTCGAGGAGCTGTACGCCCGAGCCGACTTCACGGAGTTCAACCGCGGCCACGCCGACCGCTTCGACACCCTGAGCAGCTTCCTGCACGACAACGGCTTCGCGCACATCTACGACCCGGGCCAGGAGTCCGCGCGCCACGAGTACGAGCAGCGGATCAGGCAGGTGTCCTTCCCGCCCGCCGTCCGTCCCACCTGGCTCGGGGAGACACCGGAGACCACCCACCGCCATGCCGTGCTGCAGGACCGCGAGGCCCGACGCAAGCAGACCCACTCCGCGATCCGACGGGAGGCCGCCGCACGGCAGAAGCGGACCCAGGAGCAGCTCGCGCAGCTCGGTCGCCGGGTCGAAGAGGCTGAGAAACGCCTCGAGGAGTCGCTGCAGCGGATGGAGGCCGCGGAGAAGCGCGCCGCCGTGGCCGAGGCACGGCTCGCGGCGACGGACAAGCGCCTGCGCACCGTCTCCCGCCGGGTGGCCGAGGCCGACGATCGGGCGCAGCGGGCACTGCGGATCCCGACCCGCCTCAGGGATGCGCTGACGCGCTCGCGCCGGCATCGCTGA
- a CDS encoding TM2 domain-containing protein, with the protein MSSSQPPPHGGSPQQPGFGPHSPHSPGSGGQAPQHTQQPGGWQPQQQPLQPQSQYGASPYGAPSPDGQYGAQPAFSQQAPGAPQFAPGSYQGGPGPYAPMQKPPKDFVVAWLLALFLGFLGVDRFYRGFIGLGILKLITCGGAGIWTLVDLLIIVFTGGRDSTGQQLAGYEKNKKVAFIVTPIVLVLGLIMAMINGAAGSGDDSAVPEPEEVVAAASAVEDEGAEPSEEAVVEDEPATEEAVNDAPAADEPAAQEAVVEEEPAEDPVAEAPAVDVPAAQQAMADAVAQGRTEAEAAETDLQRANVLNVRSEAMCVSVPDGEVQNWVGTVKSVDANGEGKAVVVLEIEDDIEIGTWNNALSDIGDETLIEQGTELYDAALGLAPGDTVTFSGTLISGTDGNDTCYRTSNLTEVMSIESPDFKIQFSELTPVQ; encoded by the coding sequence ATGTCCTCGTCCCAGCCTCCGCCCCACGGCGGTTCCCCTCAGCAGCCGGGCTTCGGCCCGCATTCCCCGCACAGCCCCGGCTCCGGCGGGCAGGCTCCCCAGCACACGCAGCAGCCCGGTGGATGGCAGCCGCAGCAGCAGCCGCTGCAGCCGCAGTCGCAGTACGGTGCCTCGCCGTACGGTGCGCCGTCCCCGGACGGGCAGTACGGTGCACAGCCTGCCTTCAGCCAGCAGGCTCCCGGTGCTCCGCAGTTCGCTCCCGGCTCCTACCAGGGCGGGCCCGGCCCGTACGCGCCGATGCAGAAGCCGCCGAAGGACTTCGTGGTGGCATGGCTGCTGGCGCTCTTCCTCGGCTTCCTGGGCGTGGACCGCTTCTACCGCGGATTCATCGGGCTGGGCATCCTCAAGCTGATCACCTGCGGTGGTGCCGGCATCTGGACGCTCGTCGACCTCCTGATCATCGTGTTCACCGGCGGGCGGGACAGCACCGGCCAGCAGCTCGCCGGCTACGAGAAGAACAAGAAGGTCGCGTTCATCGTCACGCCCATCGTCCTCGTGCTCGGCCTGATCATGGCCATGATCAACGGGGCTGCCGGCAGCGGTGACGACTCGGCGGTGCCCGAGCCCGAGGAGGTCGTCGCCGCGGCGTCGGCCGTCGAGGACGAGGGTGCCGAACCTTCCGAGGAGGCCGTCGTCGAGGACGAGCCCGCGACGGAGGAGGCGGTGAACGATGCCCCCGCTGCCGACGAGCCGGCAGCTCAGGAAGCCGTCGTCGAGGAGGAGCCTGCCGAGGATCCGGTCGCCGAGGCACCCGCCGTCGACGTTCCCGCGGCGCAGCAGGCGATGGCCGACGCGGTCGCTCAGGGGCGTACCGAGGCCGAGGCCGCCGAGACCGACCTGCAGCGGGCCAATGTGCTGAACGTGCGCAGTGAGGCGATGTGCGTCTCCGTGCCCGACGGCGAGGTGCAGAACTGGGTCGGCACCGTGAAGTCGGTCGATGCCAACGGTGAGGGCAAGGCCGTCGTCGTGCTCGAGATCGAGGACGACATCGAGATCGGCACCTGGAACAACGCGCTCTCCGATATCGGGGACGAGACCCTCATCGAGCAGGGCACCGAGCTCTACGACGCGGCCCTGGGCCTGGCCCCTGGGGACACGGTGACCTTCTCCGGCACTCTCATCTCCGGTACGGACGGAAACGACACCTGCTACAGAACCTCGAATCTCACCGAGGTGATGTCGATCGAGTCCCCGGACTTCAAGATCCAATTCTCGGAGCTGACGCCGGTGCAGTGA
- a CDS encoding DUF3100 domain-containing protein — protein sequence MTTVSPTPTTAAPARRGVALDMVLLLLLVLLTITISEGIGIRSLQVTSSITITVLPLVFAVILTMALGVPVWRKGILRRVYSGRNVAFSGAFLIIIMLPLMARYGADVAPRLGEIISIGWVFLLQELGNLGTVVLGLPIALLLGLRRHAIGSTLGLGREGELAYITEKYTLNSDPGRGVLSIYLIGTLFGALFFSFLAPILLGTGLDVRALAIASGMGSASMMTGSSSTLAAQLPQMQDTIISYAAASQLLTSFIGTYTMVFLAVPLQRAMYNLLMRGKDRLSAPSAAATVRTGGSGASGGAGPGVGELFAVRRYGMFMGVLLLSVSLVLFTQQLKLWVNPESTPITALTLGGLATLWLFSLLGLVIGDLMTLSRLPVVRDFPVLGWVSLVSLAGCLAWSGFVGAIGAVDFLSLTTPILAFAGISVADRLVDLSRTSWKVAITAIFVFIGTYVGSALLAQFGLSVTGA from the coding sequence ATGACCACCGTCTCCCCCACCCCGACGACCGCCGCCCCGGCGCGCCGCGGAGTCGCCCTGGACATGGTGCTGCTGCTGCTCCTGGTGCTGCTGACGATCACGATCTCCGAGGGCATCGGCATCCGTTCCCTGCAGGTCACCTCCTCGATCACGATCACCGTGCTGCCGCTGGTGTTCGCCGTGATCCTCACGATGGCGCTGGGCGTCCCGGTGTGGCGCAAGGGGATCCTGCGCCGTGTCTACTCCGGGCGCAACGTCGCCTTCTCCGGCGCGTTCCTGATCATCATCATGCTGCCGCTGATGGCGCGGTACGGGGCGGACGTCGCCCCGCGGCTGGGCGAGATCATCTCCATCGGCTGGGTGTTCCTGCTGCAGGAGCTCGGCAACCTCGGCACCGTGGTGCTGGGCCTGCCGATCGCGCTGCTGCTCGGCCTGCGCCGCCACGCGATCGGCTCGACGCTGGGCCTGGGGCGGGAGGGGGAGCTCGCCTACATCACCGAGAAGTACACCCTGAACTCCGATCCCGGCCGCGGAGTGCTCTCGATCTATCTCATCGGCACCCTGTTCGGCGCGCTGTTCTTCTCCTTCCTCGCCCCGATCCTGCTGGGGACGGGGCTGGACGTCCGCGCTCTGGCGATCGCCTCGGGGATGGGGTCGGCGTCCATGATGACCGGATCCTCCTCGACGCTCGCCGCCCAGCTGCCTCAGATGCAGGACACGATCATCTCGTACGCGGCCGCGAGCCAGCTGCTGACCAGCTTCATCGGCACCTACACGATGGTCTTCCTGGCCGTCCCGCTGCAGCGGGCGATGTACAACCTGCTGATGCGGGGCAAGGATCGGCTGTCGGCGCCGAGCGCCGCCGCGACCGTCCGCACGGGCGGCTCCGGGGCGAGCGGTGGGGCCGGTCCGGGCGTCGGCGAGCTGTTCGCCGTGCGCCGCTACGGGATGTTCATGGGCGTGCTCCTGCTCTCGGTCTCCCTGGTGCTGTTCACCCAGCAGCTGAAGCTGTGGGTGAACCCGGAGTCGACGCCGATCACGGCTCTCACCCTCGGCGGACTGGCGACGCTGTGGCTGTTCTCCCTGCTCGGCCTCGTCATCGGGGACCTGATGACCCTCAGCCGCCTGCCGGTGGTAAGGGATTTCCCGGTGCTGGGCTGGGTCTCCTTGGTCTCGCTGGCCGGCTGCCTGGCCTGGAGCGGTTTCGTCGGCGCCATCGGTGCGGTCGACTTCCTGTCGCTGACCACCCCGATCCTCGCCTTCGCCGGGATCAGCGTCGCGGACCGTCTGGTGGATCTGTCCAGGACCTCGTGGAAAGTGGCGATCACCGCCATCTTCGTGTTCATCGGCACCTACGTCGGCTCTGCGCTGCTGGCACAGTTCGGCCTGTCCGTCACGGGGGCGTGA
- a CDS encoding NUDIX hydrolase: MDGSLSLAVSTVIFALRPHPRTRLPVLWVPLVRRIRQPHQGRWALPGGPLGAEEGLATSAARTLQETTRLSPRYLEQLYAFGGTDRAPTTAERTVSVVYWALVRPEEADAGAVGVNVQWFVADELPELAFDHSLIVEYALWRLRNKVEYSRIAAAFLGESFTLAELRGVHEAVLQRSLEPSNFRRQIETSGRLVATDAYRTGGRHRPARLYRHDRSIQLSDNGPLTER, translated from the coding sequence ATGGATGGCTCGCTCTCCCTGGCGGTCTCGACCGTCATCTTCGCCCTGCGCCCCCACCCCAGGACCCGCCTGCCGGTGCTCTGGGTGCCCCTGGTGCGCCGTATCCGACAGCCGCACCAGGGACGATGGGCGCTGCCCGGGGGACCGCTCGGCGCGGAGGAGGGACTGGCGACCTCGGCCGCCCGGACGCTGCAGGAGACCACCCGGCTGAGCCCGCGATACCTCGAGCAGCTCTACGCCTTCGGCGGGACGGACCGGGCGCCGACCACGGCCGAGCGCACCGTCTCGGTCGTCTACTGGGCGCTGGTGCGGCCGGAGGAGGCCGATGCCGGCGCCGTCGGGGTGAACGTCCAGTGGTTCGTCGCCGACGAGCTGCCCGAGCTCGCCTTCGACCATTCGCTGATCGTCGAGTACGCGCTGTGGCGACTGCGCAACAAGGTCGAGTACTCCCGCATCGCCGCCGCCTTCCTCGGCGAGAGCTTCACCCTCGCCGAGCTGCGCGGGGTCCATGAAGCGGTGCTCCAGCGCTCCCTCGAACCCTCGAACTTCCGCCGACAGATCGAGACCTCGGGACGGCTCGTGGCCACCGACGCCTATCGCACCGGAGGCCGGCACCGTCCCGCTCGTCTGTACCGGCACGATCGCTCGATCCAGCTGTCCGACAACGGCCCGCTCACCGAACGCTGA
- a CDS encoding M20/M25/M40 family metallo-hydrolase yields MSFEHLYPEVHALVTELWEHPELGYCEHRTAQAVEQFLLRHGDGLAIERFSTTGLKVSLPSAAPEDRDRRRIAVVAELDAVISPAHPASDPATGAVHACGHHTQVGIALAVCAHLVGTGAWKQADVDLSFVFVPAEEFVDLTHRAQLRQDGTITWFGGKPEAMMLGVFDDIDAAVCLHAIGGLQHEPTIEIDCDLAGFLYKTVEFEGTASHAGLDPFSGTNAFAMATLFTTALGLGRQQLREDVLVRMNPVIPATEMTTNVVPHRVTVGTDVRSTDLDYLGEVAARVDRAAHGCAAALGGTAHVTTEMGYLPFVQDRTLNGAFRDAFAADPRISHLIDDRGAIAAAGDAGDLSFMMPTVQLSYGGFDGTIHGKDFRMVDPEHVLIAVPRLLVRALLTMGAHLPAPLPRRSYADYVSTLAAIAPVPEAALETQPSSDPTQEH; encoded by the coding sequence ATGTCCTTCGAGCATCTCTATCCCGAGGTCCACGCCCTCGTCACCGAGCTCTGGGAGCACCCCGAACTCGGGTACTGCGAGCACCGCACCGCCCAGGCCGTCGAGCAGTTCCTGCTCCGGCACGGCGACGGGCTCGCCATCGAACGCTTCTCCACCACCGGGCTGAAGGTCTCCCTGCCATCGGCCGCCCCCGAAGACCGTGACCGTCGTCGCATCGCCGTCGTCGCCGAGCTCGACGCGGTGATCTCCCCCGCCCATCCCGCGTCCGACCCCGCCACCGGCGCTGTCCATGCCTGCGGCCATCACACCCAGGTCGGGATCGCACTGGCCGTGTGCGCACATCTGGTGGGCACCGGCGCCTGGAAGCAGGCGGACGTGGACCTGAGCTTCGTCTTCGTCCCCGCCGAGGAGTTCGTGGACCTCACCCACCGGGCGCAGCTGCGCCAGGACGGCACCATCACCTGGTTCGGCGGCAAGCCCGAGGCGATGATGCTCGGCGTGTTCGACGACATCGACGCCGCCGTCTGCCTGCACGCCATCGGCGGCCTGCAGCACGAGCCGACCATCGAGATCGATTGCGACCTCGCCGGATTCCTCTACAAGACGGTCGAGTTCGAGGGCACCGCCTCGCACGCCGGACTGGACCCCTTCAGCGGCACCAATGCCTTCGCCATGGCGACTCTGTTCACCACCGCGCTCGGACTGGGCCGCCAGCAGCTGCGCGAGGACGTGCTGGTGCGGATGAATCCCGTCATCCCCGCGACCGAGATGACGACGAACGTGGTGCCGCACCGGGTCACCGTCGGCACCGACGTCCGTTCCACGGACCTCGACTACCTCGGTGAGGTCGCCGCCCGCGTGGACCGCGCCGCGCACGGCTGCGCCGCCGCCCTGGGCGGCACCGCCCACGTCACCACCGAGATGGGCTATCTCCCCTTCGTGCAGGACCGCACGCTGAACGGGGCGTTCCGCGACGCCTTCGCAGCGGATCCGCGGATCAGCCATCTCATCGACGACCGCGGCGCGATCGCGGCGGCCGGCGACGCCGGTGACCTCTCGTTCATGATGCCGACGGTCCAGCTCTCCTACGGCGGCTTCGACGGCACCATCCACGGCAAGGACTTCCGGATGGTCGATCCCGAGCACGTGCTGATCGCCGTCCCGCGACTGCTGGTCCGGGCGCTGCTGACCATGGGGGCCCATCTGCCCGCACCTCTCCCCCGCCGCAGCTATGCGGACTACGTCTCCACGCTCGCCGCGATCGCGCCCGTGCCCGAGGCCGCGCTCGAGACGCAGCCCTCCTCCGACCCCACTCAGGAGCACTGA